In Sphingobacterium thalpophilum, a genomic segment contains:
- a CDS encoding AraC family transcriptional regulator: MYISEMKRYRQFEPVLISGFKMLEWNHPEHNHNHYEFIFIREGVGRHIVNGHSFPYEAGTIFLLGPDDQHYFEIEQLTHFVYLKFTDAYLGRDTSGATPAIQQLEYIIKSRETHQMGFQLAGEDKMVIEQIFDILLLFKKDQIGNQELIWLQLFSIAHVLQRNMPELRRSSTKSRDLQAMFCYIHKNIYDPNCLRIQMMAEHFNIANDYLGIYFKRQAGITLRDYIQNYRSTLIRQRIAVGRVTLKEIAAEFGLTDVSHLTKIIHKT; the protein is encoded by the coding sequence ATGTATATTTCTGAAATGAAACGTTATCGTCAGTTTGAACCAGTGCTTATTTCAGGATTTAAGATGCTCGAATGGAACCATCCCGAACACAATCACAATCATTACGAGTTTATTTTTATTCGGGAGGGTGTCGGACGACATATCGTTAATGGACATTCATTTCCATACGAGGCTGGAACGATCTTTCTACTTGGGCCAGATGATCAGCATTATTTTGAAATCGAACAACTCACACATTTTGTTTATCTTAAATTTACCGACGCCTACCTTGGTCGTGACACTTCGGGTGCTACGCCCGCAATACAACAGCTGGAATATATCATAAAAAGTAGAGAAACCCATCAGATGGGGTTTCAATTAGCGGGGGAAGATAAGATGGTGATAGAACAGATCTTTGATATACTCCTTTTATTTAAGAAAGATCAAATCGGAAATCAGGAACTTATTTGGTTGCAATTATTCAGCATTGCACATGTTCTGCAGCGAAATATGCCTGAATTGCGTCGTAGTAGTACCAAAAGTCGCGATCTGCAGGCTATGTTTTGCTATATTCATAAAAATATTTACGATCCCAACTGTCTGCGGATACAAATGATGGCGGAGCACTTTAATATTGCCAACGATTATCTCGGTATTTATTTTAAACGTCAGGCAGGGATTACCTTACGGGACTATATTCAAAACTACCGCAGTACATTAATACGTCAACGAATAGCAGTAGGAAGAGTTACCTTAAAGGAAATTGCTGCTGAATTTGGGCTGACCGATGTAAGTCACCTGACTAAGATTATACATAAAACGTAG
- a CDS encoding DUF6624 domain-containing protein — protein sequence MLYRNIAEEIIRLAQDDESMREKLLQRGELHGRYHAEMETIHQRNAERLREIIAEIGYPTISKVGEAASNSDWLIVQHAIGEPQFMQDCYQLLLDNIMDINLANLAYLHDRIQVFKSKPQRYGTQLSSGGSIYPVEDKSAINSLRSRMNLLPLNPIEMNKIEHVERIQLLDQENDTYNEWRKKVGWVN from the coding sequence ATGTTATATAGAAATATTGCGGAAGAGATTATCCGATTAGCGCAGGACGACGAATCAATGCGGGAAAAGTTATTACAGAGGGGAGAGCTTCATGGTCGATATCATGCGGAGATGGAAACAATTCACCAACGGAATGCAGAAAGACTACGTGAAATCATTGCCGAAATAGGTTATCCAACTATTTCAAAAGTCGGCGAAGCGGCTAGCAATTCAGATTGGCTGATTGTTCAGCATGCGATAGGAGAACCTCAATTTATGCAAGATTGTTATCAGTTGCTTCTTGATAATATTATGGACATCAATCTCGCAAATCTGGCTTATTTGCACGATCGAATTCAGGTTTTCAAAAGTAAGCCGCAACGTTATGGGACACAGTTAAGCAGCGGTGGCAGTATTTATCCCGTTGAAGATAAAAGTGCAATAAACAGCTTGAGGAGCCGAATGAACCTTTTACCCCTTAATCCTATAGAAATGAATAAAATTGAACATGTGGAGCGAATTCAATTACTGGATCAGGAGAATGACACCTACAATGAGTGGCGAAAAAAAGTTGGCTGGGTGAATTGA
- a CDS encoding helix-turn-helix domain-containing protein, with amino-acid sequence MTGQQENIKEEIILSSMKVFETYGFARVSMQDISKACGKGRSTLYYYFTSKMDVFDAIAEYLCQQVFEVASRTYNRDASLEDNLVGFLQAKLRQINLITKRFHLAFEDMKSDPALMVSKTRYMLDDEIKLIREMIELAVWKKEIQALEEKDILFLSEMLVTTSRCFEQEVLLFDRFPDFEARLSWLTSICVKGLR; translated from the coding sequence ATGACAGGTCAACAGGAAAATATTAAAGAGGAAATTATCTTATCATCCATGAAAGTGTTTGAAACATATGGATTTGCAAGGGTTTCTATGCAGGATATTTCAAAAGCTTGTGGAAAGGGGCGGAGCACCTTATATTACTATTTTACCAGTAAAATGGATGTCTTTGATGCGATTGCAGAGTATCTATGTCAGCAAGTGTTTGAGGTCGCTAGTAGAACTTATAACAGGGACGCTTCACTGGAAGATAATTTAGTCGGTTTTTTACAAGCAAAACTACGTCAGATTAATTTAATTACGAAACGTTTTCATCTCGCATTCGAAGATATGAAATCCGATCCGGCCTTGATGGTTTCGAAAACACGTTATATGCTGGACGACGAGATTAAGTTGATTCGTGAAATGATTGAATTAGCCGTTTGGAAAAAAGAAATTCAGGCCTTAGAGGAAAAGGATATCCTGTTTTTATCCGAAATGTTAGTGACAACATCACGTTGTTTTGAGCAGGAAGTTTTACTTTTTGATCGTTTTCCAGATTTTGAAGCTAGGCTTTCCTGGTTGACAAGTATATGTGTTAAGGGACTACGCTAG